A segment of the Lycium ferocissimum isolate CSIRO_LF1 chromosome 10, AGI_CSIRO_Lferr_CH_V1, whole genome shotgun sequence genome:
AGAAACTTAATAATTGTAATTATCTAATAAATGAACTGATTAATTCAAATAATCAATTATATAGTGTCagtgtacatatataattcaaatCCATTCTTCAATAGTAACATCATATGTTCGTTAGTAAAATCAACCAGATAGTTCTTGTCCTGGACGAAGAAATCTTGTCTTGTAAATTAAGTTTTTAATATCACCAATTATCGGAGCTAGACATAACTTGATAATTACTTTTGAGTAAataaagcatatatatatataaataaagagaggagggaatattttttttgcaaaCCTTATTGGTGAGAAAATCCTTTTCTCaggattttcaaattttgaatgaaCCCAAGAGTTGCATTATTCATTAACTTTGCCATGTGGGGAAAACCATCAATTACTATATTCTTCACATACATTTCCTTGCGGTGCTCATTTTCTACTAAAACTGCACCAACCTCCAAAGCCTTCAGGAATTACAAAATCGGCCTCATAATGTGTGTCACCATCCACATCTCGTCCTCGATGTGCATATGTCGTAATGGTTGGCTTCTCTAATCCAGTCTCTTTAAAAGATATAGAGAACAAAAACAATTAACTAATATTCAAAGAATTACAATTAGATTAAGAAATTAGCATAAAAGAGGGACAACTTGAACAATTATGAAGCAAGAAATTAgcataaaagaaatattaaaagcaaatatgaattcaggatttgaagtttatatGATTTTCTATAGCGATTTCAAGTTAATATACAATAAAAATTTGGGTTCATAGTTCAATATTTGTAGGTATACATgaaacatacccagtataatctcACCAAGTGGGGTTAAAAAAGGTAGAATGTACGCAGATCTCACCCCTACCTTATAAAGGTAGCTAGGGAGGCAGTTCAATATTTGTAGGTAtttaattaattcaattaattttttaatactaatacatgattttgttaaaaattatTGAGTTCACGTGAACCCAATGCTTTAGTGTTAGATCCACCACTTACAGTGGCGGACCCAGAATTTGAGGTCGTGGGTGCCTTAttaaaattaatgaaaataaaattctGAGCAGAGGTTTGAACCTAGATTTCCGGCCACCCAAATCTTTAAAGTTCCACCTGGAAACCAAAGCACCCCGCCGTGTTTTTGTTTTCTAGGGTGCTTTTTGAGTTTTTATACccaattttcatatatatatttttttataactatACCTAATTTGTATCGGGTTCAACGGGTTCTAGAACACCATTATATTGGGCATAGGTCCGCCCACTACTTAGCCTTCGTAGTCATAAATCCTCTCGGGTGCTTTCTTTGAGCTCCTCACTTCCATCATCCGCCTTTTgattaaaagtacttttttagaggaaaaaataatatatttttaactcTCTGAAACTTGACCCAACATTGCTAGAAATGACTTTTTggttattcatttttttctctcttaaaTATGGGTAAAGACACTTTTCTGAACATGCGAGTGTaaacttaattaaataaataaattatcagTTTTGTCTCACTAACAATTTAATCCTTCAGAGACAGTACACTTTTGTATGAGAGCCAAATTGTTAGTGAgataattatttaaatattgaTAAACTCATTTTTCCCATAGCAGATAATAAAAATCTTCAGTCGACCTATAAACCCTAGAACATATGACGTATGTGCGAGAATATATACGGACCTGTTTGGCCATCAggcttattcacttttttcctgaaacttttttttcactttttaaaaaatcagtGTTTAGTCATGAAAAtttaaatacaacttgaagttatagttgaaatttgaaaaacacctaaatcatgttttctttatatattttcttaaaatttctttcaaaactaTAACCAAGatcacaactccaacttcaaaaacctgaaataaagtgaaaaatattccCTCTGTCCTAAAAAACTTGTCCACTTTAACTTTTAGTTTTcccttaaaaattaataaatgaaagtATATATTTACTATAATACCtgtattaattggtgtatagtctcattggagaatgatttgaaaataagtaattaatgaagagtaaaataagaatattttttattttattttcttgatatgctaaaagtaaaaatctatttttaaaacactgaataaataaaagtgaacagGGAGAGTATTtgatttttatggccaaatgcctacttatAAAAACTTGGTTATATAGTTCGAGAAACTACTTTCAATCATATACTCTACTCTCCATTAATTTAAGTATTAACTCTTGAATTGctttcaattttcaaaaaactGTTCAAATCTCGAACTTTCAATAACATTACTTTCGTACTGAGTGAATGCGATAGAACAAAATGTACAAATGAAATGGCATCCACAGATATCTTATCAAAGGTACAATTATTTACgtactactccctctgtttcaatttatttgaacctattttctttttagtccgtgccaaaatgaataacctctttcctaatttgaaaacaaattcactttatgaatgatttattatttttacaaatttttaaggcttattttgaatcaCAATTTAAAAGTctaaattctttaaaaaaaatgttttgataAGGTCAAATGGGTTCAATATAAACCAAATCGGAAGGAGTATATTTTTAACTTTCTAGAAACTTGACCCAACATATCTCCATATAAGCTCCATAAGCAAAGACGGGAATACATAGTACTTACCACTCTTTTAACACATACACATAACTGTTATTTGATGTAGTATACATAATTAGCACTCTTAACGCACATACACAACTATTATTTGATGTAGTACATATTTAGCACTCTTAATTCATCACACATATACAAGTGCTATTATTCTTCAATTTGGCAACAGGCTACAATGATAAACATAACGATCACTGTTTGGCCGATAATGATACCAACAAGTCCTGCACATCACACCATCAGAGCATTCGGCATCAGAACTGCATTCTCTATTACAAGTCCAGTCCCAAAATCCATGATTTGGAAGTAATTTCATTTTTATCATTGATATAGATAATGGCAAGCCAGCTCCCagtgtcatcattttcatctctgAGGTTCGAGTCAAATCAACTGCATAAATTAAAGTCAAATTTCAAttataaacaacatcaaattAATAATCATATGCTAATTAATGTTTAGAGGTTAAGGATGGACAggatctcgttcaaggcttagaAAAATCCCTGGAAATGAAAAAAGATTCGGGAGCGCTTCCCGCTTTAATAGGCTTATGTAATTTCAAATCCAAATTAGTCAAATGTATAAAATTCACCATTTAAGTGCGAaaccaaagttatatacataaatagatTAATTTTATAGTACTCAACTTTTCACTTTACAACTGCTAAAGTTACAAAACtactttttataattaaaaaatcactcaactttaatttatttaagttTACGAAAGTCACtaaactattattattattattattttattttatttttgtatcaaATGAGACATTTTATATGTAAGAAAAATTGAATGACTTTTTGGTTACAAAATAATTGTTCACTAACTTGTTGTGATTCTAAAAAAAGTTGActgattttttaaaacaaaaatagttTGGTGACTCTACTTGAGAAAATTTGAGTGATTTTTATGTTACAACGGTGAGTTTTACTAATAATCACTTTCGTGcaataaaataaagttgagtCACCAATGAGATCAACCCTAAAATAAACTTCaaaataaacacataaaataaaattctacACATATCCATGTAATCTTTAATTTCTACATTAATAAAgctaaaagaagaaataaaaatgagtaaaaagaaaggggaaagatGGAGTGATCGTAATTACCAGCAGTTGTTGTAAGGACTAAGGAGAATGGTGAAGAAGATAGTAAATTAAATAAGGAATGTAATTTCACCACTAAATTTTTGAGTTAGAAGAGTATACATGTTAATTAATTCCTCTTTATATTGGAAATCATATTTATAAACAAAACCAACGAATGCTCATATTGACATTTCACTTCAAGATGACGTGGCATGTCACACCCTGAACTTTCGAATCATGAAATTTCGATTATAACTAATATCAAGTTAACAATCATATAGTAAAAAAATATCTATACATTATCTTTTCGAATTAATTACTtggatattaaattttttgtattAATAAAGTCATCTAACTTGACATAATTTTCTCAGAAAGTCATTTTAGCTCGAAAATAAATTTTTCGCTGCCTTTAGGAAAAGATGACATAGTATGCTATCTATTTGTCACTCACTAAAAGAacccaaaaaaagggggagaaTCTGTTGCATAATATTTCGATTATAACCGATTTTAAGTTATAATACAAAATTACAAAATCTATCTATGCATAATCTTTTCGAGTTGATTATTTAAATGGTTATCcaagttatgaaaataatgcaGTAAGGTcattttgtcaaaattttgtAATAATCAGGTCATCCAATTTATACCCaactttataaaaaattaagtcATTTCAACCGAAAATAAACCTTTTTGTACAAAAAAGATGATGTGGCATGCAGTACAAAAATCTGAACTCAAAAGTTTCGCTAAGGATTCAagatgaaatatatatgtatataaagtatttttttgatgtatatacttaatataattttaatatacaCTATAAATTTCAGACAAAGGGTGTTTTGACCACTCTTAACTGCATGTGGTTACGCCACTGATGACATGCCATGTCACCCGCtacaattttaaatttctcAAATGGTCATCCATCCAACTTGTGAAtacagaaaaggaaaaaaaagggagaaaaaagaaagggaaagattGAGTCATAACCTGCAGTAGCAGTAAGGAGAATTGTGAAGAAAATAGCAAACTTGAGTAAAGAATGCTTCGTTTCCATGCTAATCATGCTTTAATTAGCTTGAAGATGTAGATTAGAAGAGTGTGGAAATTCCTAATTAAATTGGAATcatatttataagccaaaaatgaaCACTATACAACAGTGCACAGTGCTTTATATTACTAGataatataaattaattaacaGGTTATCGAATTTAATATCCAAAGGAATAAATATATTCTCTTTCgttagtttttcttttaaaaaaaataaaaaatacttgaTGCAAAGAAATTTTGGCATTTTTTTCCACAAGTTTTTCAATGATCCTTGGCTGACCCACCTCATATTGGTAAAAGAATATAATTATGATAGGATCATGCTTAGCTTTTGTAATAAACATGATCATAATTGCTCTATCATCCGAAATGGAGCAACTTTGACCGATCCCTAATTGAGCTTCAAACAATGGGTAATTTTAATTAAGTGATAAATTTGgaccctatttttttttccttttttttttttttttttggttgagaaatttggatagTTGGAGTGTATTCATGATTAATCATTTGACTTTGGATATTCACTAATAGCAAAGGCAAATACGTGATGAGTTGCTAACACAAGGatataaataaactaaaaagtgcAACGACagacaaaaaatttatttattaaaatttcattagaaaacttgtttttctttattgttcaaAATAGGTGTAATTTTTAGGCAAAACGTGATTATTTATACATGCATTAAAGAACAATATGCCTTCACACATAACTTTGAACATGTAAATTTAGTAATTATATTTGAAACCCTATCTAATCTAGTTAAAATCTATTATTATCAACTTAGTAGCTTAGCGGGAAATGAACTAGATGCCCATAATTAAAAGTGATTCTTTTATGATAAAGCATCTATCTATAAATAACTCCATTAATGACACTAGGTAATGACCTCATTCAAATGTAAATCAGAACCGAATATTTTTGTTGTTAACTTATCCTTCATTACCTTagtgttatgattttgttggaaaaataaatgATTTAACAATCTTTGTGAGTATGAATGCACAGGGTTCCAATTTTCTTCGAGAAGATAATGTCAGGTTAGGCATTATGAGTATCATTTGGTACTCTAAAAGAGTGCTTGTCGAGTGAATGAGATCTATCTAATCTTAATTTGAAATGTCGGttcaatgaaaataaagaaCTTCTTGATAGGTATTACTTTATCCTTCTCAACATGACACAAAATCAAAAAGATCGCTTATACTTAACCAACCGATCTAATCACTTCTAACTTTAATTTGTATTCTGACTCGCTCTTAcgaaacaaacaacaacaacaaaaccattttttttacGTGCTAATTGTTTAAGTCCTTCACTTGTCTTGTATTTCgtgcttatatataatagtctAACACATTATATTTTAGATTTTCTATTCATGTCTAGTAGCCTACATTAATAGTTAGATGTCCAATGTCTCTGGGACCTAGGGTTTCACACATTAGGTCACGCTTTAAATTAACCAACCTTAATCAATTTGTAATGAGGGTAGTGGAACGGTTGCTCGAGTAGCCATTGCACTCTGATCATAATCTAATCTcgtttcatcttcttcttttattgCACTTGTTTGGTTAGTTATTAGATCATTTGTATTTGAACTGTGTGTCTTTTATCCTTTCAAgtgtaaaatataatatttcttAGAGTACATACATTTTCTTTTGGTAACTATATTTATATTACCAGGGAAAAGTTATGTACAGTTGGAGAGCGAAAACCCAAGTAGCCAAACTAGCTTGGCTTCAGTCACTTTTTTGCGgaatgtccttcaaaggcattggtctttaatttttgcccctcaaattgttggtctttattttttcactacaagaaaaacgGCTATTAGCGACCAGAAAAATGGTCCCTAATAGTCTTATTCTGGTCCCTAAAAGTAAATAGCGACCAGAAAAATCTGGTCGCTAGAGCCTCCGCCGCTAAAGCCCAATAACGACCAGTTTTCTAACTGGTCCTTAGAGACTTATAGCGTCGGGAAAATATCTGTTCCCTAAAACCCTTTTTAGGACCATATTTCTGGTCCGTAAACGAAGATCAAGCAGCCATATTTTGGTCCCTAAAAACATTTAGTGACCAGTTTTTGCTAGTTTGAATAAAGGTTTTCTAGGACAAAAAACTGGTCCTTAATGATAGTAACGACAGGAACCTGGCTGGTCATACACGATTTGCCACCAGAATATTATATAATTGTAATGTTCATAATCAACTCTATATAGAGAAAAGTATCACTAGCATCAAGCTTTCACAAAACACATCAAGGTTCCAACATTAGAGACCCCAATGCAAATTTCATTAACATGTCAAAATACAAGGAGGGGGACATATACCTTACCTCCAACTTATTCATAGAATTTAAACTCTACATACTACAACCGTATATCAAAATATCCTGGTTGCACCAGTTTGTAATAATACGCAACTAATATATTAGTTGAAAAATAATCGGTTGAATTATAAATTAGATCAAATTAATTATATAGGAATTATATATTTCGTGGCGGTATGGAAAAAGCTGGACAAATTTTGTATTAGCTTTTTGTCTGCAGGAACACATTATTATCTGGTGTAAGAGGCTGGATGCTTCCATTCTTTGCTTCTCATAGTTCTGGCTGCTGATCTTGGTTTTTCTTCCGATCATTATTGCAAATTATGATTCACAAGTCCATCCTGCGAGACAGAAAAGATGTTAACACTCATAACATGTAGGCTTTTGAATTTCATTGTGCTAAAATAATGCTATGGATGAAACAACTTGTTCCATAAAAGTGGTTTATGCCTCTATTACGTTGGATCTATCACAAAGTGATTTGAGCTTGAATAGTTCCTTCAAACCAAGCAACCTATGGGTTGACTACTTGTTGTCTTACTTCATTTGAAGTTGTTCTATCTAttatatcacatacatatatcggcATTGGCAATATTAGTTCTAAGTATTCCACCTAcctattatacatatattaaataAATGCTTGTAGTAGTAGTACTATGAAACATACCGATGTAAGAGAAAATTAAGCCTAAAGAGATTTAGCGGTGTTTCTTACTAGAGAGAGTGGTACCAAGCTAAGAGTGATGCAAGTTTCGAATCCAAAAAGGTACGGTAATGATTTTTTCACCTATTTCTAATGGCATAAGAGAAGTCACCTAGTAAAATAGTCAGCATGATCTTGTTTCCGGATAGCTTTGGTTGAGTTCCTATCATTCATAAATACCAATTCACATCATTCTAGAGTATATCTAAATAGCTACCAAGAATGTATAGTTAAAGAATGAAGAGTAGAATTAATTTTCTTCCAAAACTAAGCAGGccaaaaaattgaacttttgacTCTGCAATAGTATTAGTACACGGAAGATTTTACAATTGAGAGAGacatgatatgtttgattttagCTACGTCTAAAAGAGTTCAGAAAATTCCCAATCAAATAATGCACTTAGAATATACATGTACTTTACGATAGGATTAGAGAAAACGTCGACATCAGTGAACAAACCAAACAGGGAAGGGGAAGAAACATAGAACACTCACCAGAAAATTAAAGAGAAGCCAGCATATTTAGGCAAAGATTTGTGATACTCACTGAATTTCTGTGAGAAAAAATTACAAGAAGGCCTTAATCCCCTGCACTTTAGAATTGTAAATCATGTCACTACCATGCAGAGTTCCTTTTATTAGGAGTTTGGATTACACTCTGTTCATTAGAAGAAATCATTGGCTCTTTCCAGAGGTAAAATTACTATAACATCTTAGTTTTCTGTTTACAAATTAAAGAGTTCTCCTTTAGTTTCCACTTGCCGAATGTCACCAACTGTAACAACTCAAACCCTTGTTTGGAGATTTACGTTCAATTTTCATGTTTTGCAGTCTTGGATAAATTAATATTATTCCCTCCGTCctaaaaaaattgtcttagtttgacttggcacggagtttaaagaaataaaaggagacTTTTGAattgtgtggtccaaaacaagccttagatatttatgtggctgtaaatcatttcataaagttaaattgtttctaaatatagaaatgtgtcaaatctttttgggacaaactaataggaaagtaagacaatcattttgggacggatggagtatGTTTTAGGACTTGTTGGCGTGGTTTGGTTGGTAAGCTCAGGTGGATTTCGGCATCATTGGAGACAAGTTGAGATACTAGAGATAAAATGCAGGTGCACGCTCTGGTGTGTGCCACGTACAGGGCAAGTAACCTGCTTTCCATGAGGTGCGTGGCGCATTAGGCATGGTCTATCCTTACTAACATACCAAGACGTGCTAATCTAACAATCCTAATTGGCACAATTTTTAACTCAACAAGCTAGCTCAAGTCACGATATTTATATTGGCTATCTACACCTATCTTTGTTTGCTCCCTCATGCACACTGCGTGTGTGCGGCGTACATGCAACAACTGCGCGCGCCATGAGGCGCATGGCGCACTAGGCATGGTCTATCCTTACTTACGTAGCAAGACGTGCTAATCTAACAATCCTAATTGGCACAATTTTTCACTCAACAAACCACTACAATTCCCGATATTTATTTGGCTATCTACACCTACGCTCTTTTCCCCTCCCTTACTTATAAATTGCATAAAGTTATCAGCAGAGTAAAACAAATAGTGAGAGAACAAAGCTATCCTTACTTCAGATCCTTCTAATGAAATATGATTTTCTTCCCGTAAATTATACAACAAAAGAAGGATAAAAACTTTGCAAAACTCCATATTAAGCATACgtaagacaacaacaacaacagggTACCCAGTATAATATCtaagagtgtcatataaatgTTGTCTTCTTTAATTCAATGAGAAATcaacacaatattcaaagaGGCCAACTCTTCTAACTATCTAAATTCTACAAATTTATATCACTTAACAGTTGACACGACTAGTGTACATGAATGGTGTACATGATCCTATAttaaaatagtgaaaaataaaaacactcTAATACTTGTTTAAGAAAAAACTCTAATACCTATTCACTAAATTGTAAAAACACTCTAATACTTGTTTAAGAAAAACTCTAATACCTATTCACTAAATTGTATACTCAATGTAAATATAGTATCACACACGTCGTTCTGAAAAAtagaatataccaagatgtaaGAAACATAATAAATACACCAAGTAAAAAAGAATATGATACTTCAACGTCATGACAATGACTTAAGATCAAATTTGTCAACACTATCGCAAATAAATACATGTGTTTCCTTGCAAAAAGTTCTTCTTTTCTGGTTTCTTTGTCAATTATGTAAGCATAAATAAGGCATGCCAACCTTGTTTATTCTAAAGGTAAATTTATTCCTCTCGCAATGACTTGACAAACTTGTCTTCTTACAATATTCTTCCAGTAACATATATCTGTCTAAAAGCATAATCCAAATATTTACACATTAATCTGGAATCTCTCAAGCAATTAGTAATCTTGAATGTTGTGGTTTGAACAGTTCTCTTGTCCTTCTAAAAgcataatcaaaatatttacACATCGATCAAGTAGGCTTCAACAAGAGGCTGAGTGTATTTAGCAACTAGGAGTTGTAGAATGTTGTTGAGAAATTGAATCTAACGAGTCAACAATAATGGAAACACAAAATGCCACGTTTCCCATCATTATGATAAAAATCATATATTAAAATCAACAAGGCTTGTGAAAACATTAACTTAGTTAAACAACTACTTACAATCATAGAAGAGCTAGAATCGACCCCGGACAATTTCATTAGCTTGTTGACCCTTGAACGTAGAACGCCACTAAATGATCACCAGTTCTTCCATAAACTAAGGTATAGATAGCACCAAGATGCAACTAAACATCAGAACCGGTCAATTGTTATAGACTAGCAAACTCAATTAAGCACCTCATCTAGTATAAATTGGTAACAAAGTACAACAACCCCTGCGATTAAAGCTTCCATATAGTACATAAAGGAGTGGTTCATAGTAATATTTGGCATGGGTATAATAATATTGAGAAATATATTATAGCATAAACACCCAATAATTAAGCagaaacaataataacatgTATCCATCAATAAAATGAAGAGCAACaatgaaaataaatgcaaaaaatCACTCACTTTGTCCACAAATGAGATGAAGCGAAACTCATAAGATTAACATCAAAACCCAACAAGACTAAAATAGAAATTTCAGAATGTTAAATTAAGTCTAAATTAGTGAAAGGAAGAAAGGAACTGTAACCAAATAAATGACACACTTCATCACTGACGCAGGTCTTAAATAAAACCAAACACACAAGCATAACTGAAGCAGAAGAGAAAACTGAAATCGGGAAAGCAAACTTACGAATTTCAAGCTAATACTCTTGGAATCTCCTTGAATTGAAATAGGGAAAGCTCATTCACATCTCAATGCTGAGGCTGAAGTGAATGTGATATGGGTCTTGTTGAATCACAAAATCCCCACTCAATCACACAGCATGACAGCGTCAAGAACAAAAATACAAAACTTACCCAAAACAACACACCAAAATTGAATAGTCGTGAACCCTAGAGAAGTAATGAAGAACAGTTCTTCGACATAATTGTGACTTTGAAcgaagaaatcaagaacaaattTCAATGAAACACTAGATTAATTTGTCATCAAATGATGAGAATTTAGGGTTTGGAGAGCTAACGTTGAGATTTGAGAATGGGGAATAAACCTATTCGCTATCTTTGATGAATGGAGGAATGTTTAAGTGTTTCAATTtctttataataataatattatataataattattataatttttatttattaaataatacactatacaatatatataaaaaaaattagaggaaATTTGGTTGGCGCCTCAGTCCCGCACAATTCAGTGCAATAGGGACCAGATATTGACAATTTTATGGACGAGGATTAGTCTCCTTGTAGTTAAATTCAGAACTAGGGACCAGGAAAAAATACAGTCCCTAAAGATATACTTTTAACGACCAGATTTGTATCTGGCCGCTAAATGTTGGTTGCTAATAAGCCTTTTTCTTATAGTGTTTGCCCTTTGTCTAAAAACACATGGGTTCCGGGTTTGAaaccccgctcagtcaaaaattaaaaaaaaaaaaattgcaaggcagaattttggattCAAACTCTATCTTAAGGTACAACTGTCAACAAGTCAGTGAAGTAGTCGGTTGAATTTAGTTATTAGTGTGTAGGTGGTTCAACTTGTAGGACCTTGAGTTTGTTAGTTAGTTGCAAGATATTTTGATGTTGCATTATATATAAGCGGATACACACGATGTAAATGTAATTAACACTTCATTCTCTCCAATTCACCATCAATAATATCtttgtttaaccttaaaacggagaacaattaaatttatgcgTGACGCCAAAGATATGTTGgctaaattcaattcaagattAAATAGTGAGATAAGCCAATAAATGAATAAAGAAGCAGATCTGACCAACTGTTAAGTACGTCTGGCCTCGGGAATAGAAACCGAGGTCGATATCTTCTGTTAAGAACTTACACGaagtataataaaaatgaactTAGAACAGATGGGAATGGTTTTAAAaagattcttatgattgttAATGTAAAGTGTTTCTGTCCTTGCTATTGCCAACCCCTTCATGAATGAtaacctcctctttatatagtagaggagtttcaaccctagtacaattctaaataaagaaaataaatgcggTGCCAATTGTTTTTGCCGAGATCGACGCCGAAATATTCGGTTGAGGACGGATATTTCGGTTCTCTCGCTTATGCAAGTCAATCGCCCTTCTTTTATCGCCTCATCCCGGCTCGAACTCGAAGCCTCGTTCCCGGCGAGACGGTCGT
Coding sequences within it:
- the LOC132035182 gene encoding fruit-specific protein-like, which gives rise to MISMETKHSLLKFAIFFTILLTATAVDLTRTSEMKMMTLGAGLPLSISMIKMKLLPNHGFWDWTCNRECSSDAECSDGVMCRTCWYHYRPNSDRYVYHCSLLPN